A DNA window from Choristoneura fumiferana chromosome 2, NRCan_CFum_1, whole genome shotgun sequence contains the following coding sequences:
- the Pld gene encoding phospholipase D (The sequence of the model RefSeq protein was modified relative to this genomic sequence to represent the inferred CDS: added 172 bases not found in genome assembly), whose protein sequence is MDTPTPSATAGDCLPGVIQMFDSMNPGPDSDFDLSLAVPESVIELERTDNKEETDAVAFQEKSVPYKAIHDPPIKFNAVHRKVFIPGVEIKVRIEENERSATTHLLNPNLYTICLQHGDFSWTVRKRYKHILYLHQQLALYRASLNVPFPSKTHKSRRASFKNTVNDEEKAEKVALQALPRSQSKKGTRLKKRKGALPRFPKKPEVMVTYEGIQLRMKQLEEYLYNLLNINLYRNHHETVKFLEVSHLSFISEFGCKGKEGVVLKRTGSTRPGQAGCNCFGLLGNMVCVRCNYFCTGLVCAKWQERWLFVKDTFFGYIRPSDGIIKAVMLFDQGFEVSSGMYATGLNHGLQILNHSRQMVIKCWTKRKSKEWMQYLKTVSNQSAREFTHPNVHHSFAPPRPSTPVGTFVDGSPYLSAVAEAMELAKEEIFIADWWLSPEIYMKRPALNGNYWRLDTILKRKAAQGVKIFILLYKEVEMALGINSFYSKSRLTSENIKVFRHPDHARGGILFWAHHEKIVCVDQSVAFLGGIDLCYGRWDDHKHRLTDLGNISQPTNSIRTKKKTSSSPGGGGIYFPLANGLEANIELAKYSKDIVIGPNDTIQIETVAQPTPETTEPNDPKLDLPQLEPGDQLLIGPSTHTDKDSPVEKRNVLNKITERSKDILSIVYPPYEEERNEQKFDDSERKKAEKYALSNDQVLLTDALTTKGVVSRSRSVSKPTPLAQVVEGRVITESTKDKLEGIEGNSKLWIGKDYTNFIVKDFNSLDLPFVDLVDRNSTPRMPWHDIGVVVQGAAARDVARHFIQRWNAIKLEKARQNINYPYLLPKTYGEIKPLQDLEKYLNVDIHNVSCQVLRSVSSWSCGFLDPDVVEQSIHEAYVDCITRAQHYVYIENQFFITLSRTSVAVRNQIGEALFNRIMRAHRNKEKFKVFVVMPLLPGFEGEVGGPSGTSLHAVTHWNYQSISRSREAILTRLYEADVADPSEYITFHGLRTHSTLEGEPITELIYVHSKLLIVDDRTIICGSANINDRSMIGTRDSEIAVCLQDESFTDGTMNGATFPCGRVAGSLRKRLFREHLGLMEEDLDRVGYSIDDVVCDQFYRNVWKAVSKRNTDVYEEVFHCLPTDSVHSFAELKKYQEEYKDSLWHSDPALANRKIDLIQGYIVDMPLDFLSNESLTPKTTTMEGMMPTALWT, encoded by the exons ATACACAATATGCCTCCAACACGGCGACTTCTCATGGACAGTCCGCAAGCGCTACAAGCACATCTTATACCTCCACCAACAACTGGCCCTGTACCGCGCATCCCTCAACGTGCCGTTCCCTAGCAAAACGCATAAGTCAAGAAGAGCTAGTTTCAAGAATACGGTGAATGATGAGGAGAAGGCGGAAAAAGTGGCGTTACAGGCTTTACCCCGGAGCCAGTCGAAGAAGGGCACGCGGCTGAAGAAAAGAAAGGGGGCTTTGCCTAG ATTTCCGAAGAAACCCGAAGTGATGGTCACATACGAAGGTATCCAGCTAAGGATGAAGCAGCTTGAAGAGTATTTATACAATCTTTTAAACATAAACTTATACAGGAATCACCATGAAACG gtaaaatTCCTGGAGGTATCTCACTTGTCATTCATATCGGAGTTTGGGTGCAAGGGCAAGGAAGGCGTGGTGCTGAAGCGAACCGGGTCTACTAGGCCCGGCCAGGCCGGCTGCAACTGCTTCGGGCTGCTAGGGAACATGGTGTGTGTTCG GTGTAACTACTTCTGCACCGGTCTGGTCTGCGCCAAGTGGCAGGAACGCTGGCTGTTCGTGAAAGACACGTTCTTCGGGTACATACGACCGAGTGACGGCATTATCAAGGCGGTCATGCTGTTTGATCAGGG CTTTGAAGTATCAAGTGGCATGTACGCCACCGGTCTGAACCACGGGCTGCAAATACTGAACCACAGTCGGCAGATGGTGATCAAGTGCTGGACCAAACGGAAGAGCAAGGAATGGATGCAGTACCTCAAGACTGTTTCTAATCAGAGCG CCCGTGAATTCACCCACCCAAACGTGCACCACTCATTCGCGCCGCCCCGCCCCTCCACCCCGGTGGGCACGTTCGTCGACGGCTCGCCTTACCTGTCAGCTGTCGCGGAGGCCATGGAACTGGCCAAGGAAGAGATCTTCATAGCTGATTGGTGGCTCAGCCCCGAGATTTATATGAAGCGGCCAGCGCTCAATGGAAATTACTGGAGGCTGGATACCATACTTAAACGGAAAGCG GCGCAAGGCGTCAAGATCTTCATACTGCTGTACAAGGAAGTCGAAATGGCGCTGGGTATCAACAGTTTCTATAGCAAGAGCAGACTGACTAGCGAAAACATTAAG GTTTTCCGTCACCCAGACCACGCGCGCGGGGGCATACTGTTCTGGGCGCACCACGAGAAGATCGTCTGCGTCGACCAGAGCGTCGCCTTCCTCGGGGGCATCGACCTGTGCTACGGCCGCTGGGATGACCATAAACACAG GCTGACAGACCTCGGCAACATATCCCAGCCGACCAACTCCATAAGGACCAAGAAGAAAACCTCCAGTTCTCCTGGAGGGGGCGGCATTTACTTTCCGCTCGCAAACGGGTTAGAGGCTAACATTGAGCTCGCCAAGTATTCGAAGGACATCGTTATAGGGCCCAATGA tACAATTCAAATCGAAACTGTTGCGCAACCGACCCCAGAAACAACCGAACCAAACGACCCAAAACTCGACCTACCCCAGTTAGAACCCGGCGACCAACTTCTCATAGGTCCAAGCACACATACAGACAAAGACAGCCCCGTAGAAAAGAGAAACGTACTTAACAAAATCACAGAACGCAGTAAAGACATACTAAGCATTGTCTACCCCCCTTACGAAGAAGAACGCAACGAGCAGAAATTTGATGATTCAGAAAGAAAAAAAGCTGAGAAATACGCGCTTTCAAACGACCAAGTATTACTAACTGATGCTTTGACTACTAAAGGAGTTGTTAGTAGATCTAGGAGTGTTAGTAAGCCTACTCCTTTAGCGCAAGTTGTTGAAGGAAGGGTGATCACTGAGAGTACTAAAGATAAGTTGGAAGGTATTGAAGGGAATTCGAAGCTGTGGATCGGGAAGGATTAtacaaattttattgttaagGATTTCAACAGTTTGGATCTGCCTTTTGTTG ACCTTGTGGATCGCAACTCGACGCCCAGAATGCCCTGGCACGATATCGGCGTGGTGGTGCAGGGGGCGGCGGCGAGAGACGTCGCCAGACACTTCATACAGAGGTGGAACGCCATCAAGTTGGAGAAGGCTCG acaaaaCATAAACTACCCGTATCTACTGCCAAAGACGTACGGAGAGATAAAACCGCTGCAAGACCTCGAAAAATACTTAAATGTTGATATCCACAACGTGTCATGTCAG GTACTCCGCAGCGTATCGAGCTGGTCGTGCGGATTCTTGGACCCTGACGTGGTTGAACAAAGCATCCACGAGGCGTATGTGGACTGCATTACTCGCGCGCAGCACTACGTCTATATAGAGAATCAGTTCTTCATCACGCTGTCGCGAACCAGCGTCGCAGTCAGAAACCAG ATAGGCGAAGCCCTCTTCAACCGTATAATGCGAGCTCACCGCAACAAGGAAAAGTTCAAGGTGTTTGTGGTGATGCCGCTGTTGCCAGGGTTTGAGGGGGAGGTGGGGGGACCTTCGGGGACCTCGCTGCACGCCGTCACGCACTGGAACTATCAGAGCATTAGCAG GAGCCGCGAAGCGATCCTAACGCGTCTCTACGAAGCGGACGTGGCGGATCCCTCAGAGTACATCACGTTCCACGGCCTCCGAACACATTCGACGCTCGAAGGGGAGCCGATCACTGAACTGATATACGTCCACTCCAAGCTGCTCATAGTGGACGACAGGACTATCATCTGCGGCAGTGCCAATATCAACGATAGGTCCATGATCGGGACGCGGGATTCGGAGATCGCTGTTTGTTTACAG gACGAATCGTTCACCGACGGCACAATGAACGGCGCCACATTCCCCTGCGGGCGCGTGGCTGGCAGCCTGCGCAAGCGGCTCTTCCGGGAACACCTCGGCCTGATGGAGGAAGACCTGGACCGCGTCGGCTACAGCATCGACGACGTGGTCTGCGATCAGTTCTATAGGAACGTATGGAAGGCCGTGTCCAAGCGGAACACTGATGTTTACGAGGAG GTGTTCCACTGCTTACCTACCGACTCCGTCCATTCGTTCGCCGAACTCAAGAAGTACCAAGAAGAATACAAAGACTCCCTATGGCACTCCGACCCGGCGCTTGCTAATAGAAAAATAGACCTTATACAAGGCTATATAGTCGACATGCCTTTAGATTTCCTCAGCAACGAATCGTTGACGCCCAAAACTACTACCATGGAAGGTATGATGCCGACAGCTCTGTGGACTTAG